The following proteins are encoded in a genomic region of Lemur catta isolate mLemCat1 chromosome 10, mLemCat1.pri, whole genome shotgun sequence:
- the LOC123646275 gene encoding interferon omega-1-like, translating into MALLLPLLTALVMCSCGPVGSLGCDLPESHGLLRGETLGVLKQMRISTSLCLEDRNDFRFPREMVNGSQLQKAQAVSVLHEMLQQIFNLFDTERSSAAWNPSLLVRLRSGLHQQLEHLETCLKQVTAEEDSASVMENPTLALWRYFWRIRLYLQEKNYSDCAWEIVRVEVMNSFSSSTNLQEKLGSNDGDLGSS; encoded by the coding sequence ATGGCCCTTCTGCTCCCCCTACTGACGGCCCTGGTGATGTGCAGCTGCGGCCCTGTTGGGTCTCTGGGCTGTGACCTGCCTGAGAGCCATGGCCTACTTAGAGGGGAGACCTTGGGGGTTCTGAAACAAATGAGAATATCCACTTCCTTGTGTCTGGAGGACAGAAACGACTTCAGATTCCCCCGGGAGATGGTGAATGGCAGCCAGCTGCAGAAGGCCCAGGCTGTGTCTGTCCTCCACGAGATGCTCCAGCAGATCTTCAACCTCTTCGACACAGAGCGCTCCTCTGCTGCCTGGAACCCGAGCCTCCTGGTCAGGCTGCGCAGTGGACTTCACCAGCAGCTGGAACACCTGGAGACCTGCTTGAAGCAGGTGACGGCGGAGGAAGACTCTGCCAGTGTGATGGAGAACCCTACACTGGCCTTGTGGAGGTACTTCTGGAGAATTCGTCTCTACCTGCAAGAGAAGAACTACAGTGACTGTGCCTGGGAAATTGTCAGAGTGGAAGTCATGAACTCCTTCTCCTCATCAACAAATTTGCAAGAAAAGTTAGGAAGTAACGATGGAGACCTGGGGTCATCTTGA